One Oncorhynchus masou masou isolate Uvic2021 chromosome 18, UVic_Omas_1.1, whole genome shotgun sequence DNA window includes the following coding sequences:
- the LOC135503688 gene encoding leucine-rich repeat-containing protein 38-like translates to MLPCINWLQPFLALLSSTLLTRGHNCPSSCLCPDHHTVDCQGQGLTRLPSPIPLDVRRLLLSDNWIPLIPSDFLVLYSDLVYLDLRNNSLSGLEPGTLSTSSRLVFLDLGSNNLTEIQSETFGESRSLIKLRLGNNPYLSQVEEDAFLGLTSLRVLELERNGLQGLDVGVLEPLTSLRVLRLEGNPWVCNCHFAKLFVWLMENRHKLPTGMEGLECSLPMDGSLMSLSLLSEASFRECRGYLSLTDILIVIFSGISVSVVAIIASFFLASMVHCFQRLGKAGQADEEEGND, encoded by the exons ATGTTACCATGCATTAACTGGCTTCAGCCTTTCCTTGCCTTGCTCTCTTCCACCTTGCTGACTCGGGGCCACAACTGTCCGTCCAGCTGCCTGTGTCCAGATCACCACACCGTGGACTGCCAGGGCCAAGGTCTCACCCGCCTCCCAAGCCCCATCCCCCTGGATGTCCGGCGCCTCCTGCTCTCTGACAACTGGATTCCCTTGATCCCCTCGGATTTCCTGGTTCTGTACAGCGACCTGGTCTACCTGGACCTGAGGAATAACTCCCTGTCTGGGCTGGAGCCTGGCACCCTCAGCACATCGTCCCGCCTGGTCTTCCTGGACCTGGGCAGCAACAACCTGACAGAGATCCAGTCAGAGACCTTTGGAGAGTCCAGGAGCCTGATTAAGTTGCGGCTGGGGAACAACCCCTATCTTAGCCAGGTGGAGGAGGACGCTTTCCTGGGTCTGACCTCGCTGCGGGTGCTGGAGCTGGAGAGAAACGGCCTGCAGGGGCTGGACGTGGGGGTGCTGGAGCCTTTAACCTCACTCCGGGTGCTGCGCCTGGAGGGCAACCCCTGGGTGTGCAACTGTCACTTTGCTAAACTCTTTGTGTGGCTGATGGAGAACCGCCACAAGCTTCCAACGG gtatGGAAGGTTTGGAGTGCTCCCTCCCCATGGATGGGAGTCTTATGTCCCTGAGTCTGCTCTCTGAGGCCAGTTTCCGGGAGTGCCGGGGCTACCTCTCCCTCACGGATATCCTCATAGTCATCTTCTCGgggatctctgtctctgtggtagccATCATAGCCAGTTTCTTTCTGGCCTCTATGGTCCACTGCTTCCAGCGCCTGGGCAAAGCCGGTCAGGCAGACGAGGAGGAGGGCaacgactga